From Drosophila yakuba strain Tai18E2 chromosome 2L, Prin_Dyak_Tai18E2_2.1, whole genome shotgun sequence, one genomic window encodes:
- the LOC6527664 gene encoding piezo-type mechanosensitive ion channel component isoform X5 has protein sequence MVFSYACMVLQRIVVPAVLVLAALMRPVGISFVYLLMFFVSPFVPLATRRNFKGSVTAFFIILLALSTLLLLGHITLQILAVSLTLPIYNCSFSEQLLRHIGFVSFIDLQPFAIIEWLVPEVLVFATSLGSYLTVKRVASQPVGVEQLENGEVGDGQAENEQTSSQPAATDANGGDVQQATVTTPLQQQQQQLRKRVSMISQHIHFEGLVKISPLFCLATLFFAAVLRPSVPGGFYFLIFLLAGTYWATCQTLQRGFALLLRCVMVVLVLHSLSIVSYQTPWMQDNLNHTTLTARLIGLEPLIESYCSTDIRVFLYNNELSLDSYLNPFALFFAYFALALTTKHLIKPRLEPKPATAFGQQLDCNSSSINNTTTGNKVNRQLSLLTSQTSRGRRDGSNPGGGGATITTTTTTNTNTTTTSSAIRNQRLSLVRQSTRKARTPQPLESGSSVAPSVTQRGNDIQLDSLEQRSEQENTTTSILDQISYGFVSVGGFIYQNSYIFTNILMMAWSIVYHSWLTFVLLLWANVLWMIPNQRKAMMRSSPFIVLYAEALLIAQYIYGMDLNNEELPTSVPTAGINLQQIGFERPIENQMRPCVPLIVKTAFVLMFWVTSRQFFKEKRDRRRDSTLADIIAPLQITVGSAGSSYLINDGKKTSKFLKKAGDVIKNLLVRLWIWLLVLVIFLCAITGENMTGFRICYMALFLFFLLVFQSSSKAWVKIMYGFWLFLIFYAMSILILIYTYQFDKFDKYWSDYLNVSATLQKDIGLKRYQTKDLFLHLVSPTIIVILTVIQVHYFHKRFIASLQQQPLAGGSAQQKPTETTALEPAPSKRRGSAGSLRRSQGPSAEAAPGATTDFETSVRDLVRISFRKIKNKSEYIFKNFKDVFWRFLELHIMKAVYIAAFVCSVSEVCVLHIIFVGFCVLGATSRKAVQVVISRLISFIVTIIVLSKMIYQIEYLSHSQHNVVCSDNRTANNAEWIGLTKADKVTGGLMSLLRTYIIYMVIVTMHAVITLRQLQMRVKIGALNAPPTKLLFPNIIRADAEKDLVGLVKYLLNFGFYKFGIEISLIALVSTITYRQDIVAVVYALWLVVLLLLRRSQCAKIWGVFQAFFAISILTQYIVLVGLPPSSCLVYPWDEGPFGEGIQRWTMLPGTLHFNHVPKLIFDFIVLVILNRQKSIFCIEQRYASNDDYPGGSNRSVIADIAQLGRVPFDNPTHDFCSYIRNYSDILKNGVLCGFYWFTLAVVFLAGTNIADLLALGYLIGAFIFLWQGSDFYLRPIHTIIFRWKWLLAFNVANILIKTSFQMAGCLFMTQLTKDCCWLVHMLGITCTSNVLTEQIMLPEEAELTLKPGECPKITHQVVLLWDTICFAFIIFQLRIFKSHYFCHIITDTKANNILASRGADIIESLRHKQIAHRHDHEKQVLHKIKRKMERIRATQQKMLRPLDKQTHFDEHGYPLPAPTVRRRKEIKLHPHATRAGDYYMFEEMDDKFELDLIHDEIDFLEEENITESEMKMQRRKTLYDLLPASGLTRYIYLNPQKSKDAPTGEFPSTSKGISKERDAATASSSASPAPTRDVGDLPVIPPPLTGLGREQTSKETSDSKSKMEVDSGEVTAKDSDEDFDTNPIIRLLEGFLVTLTIRLNRFSRNYRFVNRILAGEKKTLKESSSLNRLGLSSAAAMFHFLKSNLESDESVPPASSSTPRRVVIAPPNATEHSDPTSTTLNTNTTTTPLSPPEPLQPLKPTTTSTPQQQHQHNRAAEEIIELPVDTVDGVTYRKQSINSSPPAKGTMLSRKSDCGLPEIRIKAPSVERGAHYYHNHHSGGGSGSLSKHWSYEQVDSAGEFNLEEENFAQRDHHIIVEVLISSWYALLANTDLICYIVVFINQVVNASLISLPLPIMVFLWGTLSLPRPTKTFWVTLIAYTQAIVLIKCIFQFKLIWSNYHQLPNQPLTPAKIFGVENKAHYAIYDLILLLVLFLHRYLLKSQGLWKSGYKDTDNQFTKPTASIDERDDSDNLSQPDSRQLNDDAAQKLSLQVSQASLPGSPEFSKTGINQLERTKYTSSLYKFFFSLVHKSRLATDVYALMFLCDFVNFFVLLFGFTAFGTQQTESDEGVQTYLAENKVPIPFLIMLLVQFLLIVIDRALYLRKALVNKIIFHFFSVIGIHIWMFFVVPAVTERTFNSLAPPIIFYVIKCFYMLLSSYQIKSGYPKRILGNFFTKGFSMVNMIAFKVYMQIPFLYELRTILDWVCIDSTMTIFDWLKMEDIFSNIYLIRCTRQSETDFPAMRAQKKASLSKLIMGGTVVLLIVICIWGPLCLFALGNAVGTSNVPFHVSLSIRIGPYDPIYTTNNYDSIFEINPEMYSQMTNAYIKEKQALTFIAGYDATDVAAVRLAGNSPSLWNIAPPDRQRLLNDLRNNHTLKARFSYSLTRKAPAKGLKENVGDEHAISLDESFEGRAALIHMLSETHDVEPIHSNGTTNGTTPEVEEVVVIPGMIPKFIKVLNSGDAAVVSVLSQKHYDYRPLVIKMHRDNETNGLWWEIRDYCNDTFYNETLSKFAYSNCTSGIVMYTFNDKKFPSTFSFLTAGGIIGLYTTFVLLASRFMKSFIGGQNRKIMFEDLPYVDRVLQLCLDIYLVREALEFALEEDLFAKLLFLYRSPETLIKWTRPKEEYVDDDGDTDSIPSRMSVRRPEQLQPQQPQ, from the exons CTGCCACAGATGCCAATGGTGGAGATGTGCAACAGGCCACGGTCACCACGccactgcagcaacagcagcagcagctgaggAAGCGAGTGTCCATGATCAGTCAGCACATTCACTTTGAGGGATTGGTCAAGATCT CTCCTCTGTTCTGCCTGGCCACGCTGTTCTTTGCGGCCGTGCTGCGTCCCTCGGTGCCTGGCGGATTTTACTTTCTCATTTTCCTGCTGGCCGGCACCTACTGGGCAACATGCCAGACGCTGCAACG GGGCTTTGCATTGTTGCTGCGCTGCGTGATGGTCGTCCTCGTGCTGCACTCCCTGTCCATTGTATCCTACCAGACGCCATGGATGCAGGACAACCTCAATCATACCACCCTGACAGCCCG TTTGATTGGACTGGAACCGCTTATTGAATCCTACTGCTCGACGGATATACGTGTCTTTCTGTACAATAATGAGCTGTCCCTGGACTCGTATCTCAATCCCTTTGCGTTGTTCTTTGCCTACTTCGCACTGGCCCTGACCACCAAGCATCTCATTAAGCCACGG CTGGAGCCCAAGCCAGCCACCGCATTTGGGCAGCAACTAGATTGcaatagcagcagcatcaacaacaccaccaccgGCAACAAGGTCAACCGCCAGCTATCGCTGCTCACCTCGCAGACATCGCGGGGTCGTCGGGATGGGTCGAATCCTGGCGGAGGTGGAGCaaccatcaccaccaccacgaccaccaacaccaataccaccaccacctcctccgcaaTCCGCAATCAGCGCTTGAGT TTGGTGCGGCAAAGCACGCGCAAGGCACGCACACCCCAACCGCTGGAAAGTGGATCCTCTGTGGCGCCCAGTGTCACTCAGCGGGGCAACGACATTCAGCTGGACTCGTTGGAACAGCGATCGGAGCAGGAGAACACCACCACATCCATACTGGATCAGATTTCGTATGGCTTCGTCAGCGTGGGAGGATTCATATATCAGAACAGCTATATATTCACCAACATTCTTATGATG GCCTGGTCCATAGTGTATCACAGTTGGCTGACTTttgtgctgttgctgtgggCCAACGTGCTGTGGATGATTCCTAACCAGAGGAAGGCCATGATGCGGTCTAGTCCCTTTATAGTCCTATATGCTGAGGCCCTTTTGATTGCCCAATACATATACGGCATGGATCTCAACAACGAAGAGCTGCCCACAAGCGTTCCA ACTGCGGGCATTAACCTGCAACAAATTGGCTTCGAACGACCAATCGAAAACCAAATGCGGCCATGTGTGCCGCTGATCGTAAAGACGGCCTTTGTGCTAATGTTTTGGGTGACATCGCGGCAGTTCTTTAAGGAGAAGCGTGATCGCCGAAGGGACAGCACTCTGGCGGATATCATTGCCCCACTGCAGATCACTGTGGGATCGGCTGGCTCCAGCTACCTCATCAACGATGGCAAGAAGACCTCAAAGTTCCTAAAGAAGGCCGGCGATGTGATCAAGAATCTACTGGTGCGTCTGTGGATCTGGCTACTGGTGCTGGTTATCTTCCTCTGCGCCATCACTGGCGAGAACATGACCGGCTTCCGCATCTGCTACATGGCCCTGTTCCTATTCTTCTTGCTGGTCTTTCAATCGTCGTCCAAGGCATGGGTTAAGATCATGTACGGCTTCTGGCTGTTTCTGATCTTCTATGCCATGTCCATACTTATCTTGATCTACACATATCAATTCGACAAGTTCGACAAGTACTGGAGCGACTATCTCAATGTGTCCGCGACGCT GCAAAAGGACATCGGGCTTAAGCGCTACCAGACCAAGGATCTGTTCCTTCATTTGGTCTCACCGACGATTATTGTGATCCTGACCGTCATCCAAGTGCACTACTTCCACAAGCGCTTCATCGCCTcattgcaacagcagccgtTGGCTGGCGGATCGGCACAGCAGAAACCCACGGAGACAACTGCCTTGGAACCGGCGCCATCAAAGCGACGTGGCAGCGCCGGTTCACTGCGTAGATCTCAGGGTCCATCGGCGGAGGCTGCTCCAGGAGCCACCACCGATTTCGAGACATCTGTGCGAGACTTGGTGCGCATTTCGTTCCGCAAGATCAAGAACAAGTCGGAGTACATTTTCAAGAACTTCAAGGATGTCTTCTGGCGCTTCCTGGAGCTGCACATCATGAAGGCTGTGTATATCGCAGCCTTCGTGTGCAGTGTCAGCGAAGTCTGCGTACTGCACATTATCTTTGTGGGTTTCTGTGTGCTGGGCGCCACCTCGCGCAAGGCCGTCCAGGTGGTGATCAGCCGCCTCATCTCGTTCATTGTCACCATCATAGTTCTGTCCAAGATGATCTACCAGATCGAGTACTTAAGTCACTCGCAGCACAACGTTGTTTGT TCTGACAACCGGACGGCCAACAATGCGGAGTGGATTGGTCTCACTAAGGCCGACAAGGTGACGGGCGGACTGATGAGCCTGTTGCGCACCTACATCATCTACATGGTTATTGTGACCATGCACGCAGTGATCACCTTGCGGCAGCTTCAAATGCGCGTGAAGATTGGAGCACTGAATGCTCCACCCACCAAGCTGCTGTTCCCCAATATTATTCGAGCTGATGCTGAGAAGGATCTGGTGGGACTGGTCAAGTATCTCCTCAACTTTGGCTTCTACAAATTTGGCATTGAGATATCGCTAATCGCCCTGGTCTCCACCATCACATATCGCCAGGATATTGTGGCCGTAGTCTATGCTCTGTGGCTGGTGGTGCTTTTGCTTCTGAGGAGATCTCAGTGCGCCAAAATATGGGGCGTGTTTCAGGCATTCTTTGCCATCTCCATACTGACACAGTACATAGTGCTGGTCGGACTGCCGCCGAGCTCATGTCTGG TTTATCCCTGGGATGAAGGTCCCTTTGGGGAGGGCATACAACGCTGGACGATGCTGCCAGGAACCCTGCACTTCAATCACGTGCCCAAGCTGATCTTCGACTTCATTGTCTTGGTCATTCTGAACCGACAGAAGAGTATCTTCTGCATCGAACAGCGTTATGCCAGTAACGACGACTATCCGGGTGGCAGCAATCGCAGTGTGATCGCCGATATTGCTCAGCTAGGTCGCGTTCCCTTCGACAATCCCACCCACGACTTTTGCTCTTACATACGAAACTACTCGGACATCCTCAAGAATGGAGTGTTGTGTGGCTTCTACTGGTTTACTCTGGCAGTTGTGTTCTTGGCCGGCACCAATATTGCAGATCTACTGGCCCTGGGTTATCTGATCGGAGCGTTTATCTTCCTTTGGCAGGGATCTGATTTCTATCTGCGTCCCATACACACCATCATCTTTCGCTGGAAGTGGCTGCTGGCATTCAATGTGGCCAACATACTCATCAAGACGTCCTTCCAGATGGCCGGCTGTTTGTTCATGACACAACTGACCAAAGACTGCTGCTGGCTGGTGCACATGCTCGGCATTACCTGTACTAGCAATGTGCTTACAGAGCAAATAATGCTGCCCGAGGAGGCAGAGTTGACGCTGAAGCCAGGCGAATGTCCTAAGATCACCCACCAGGTGGTCCTACTGTGGGACACGATTTGCTTTGCCTTCATCATATTCCAGCTGCGCATCTTCAAGTCGCACTACTTCTGTCACATCATAACGGacacaaaagcaaacaacatcCTGGCCTCAAG AGGAGCCGACATCATTGAGAGCCTACGACACAAGCAGATTGCCCATCGCCACGACCATGAAAAGCAGGTGCTACACAAGATCAAGCGAAAGATGGAGCGCATCCGAGCCACGCAGCAAAAGATGCTTCGACCGTTGGACAAACAAACCCACTTTGACG AACATGGTTATCCACTTCCTGCACCAACAGTACGCAGAAGgaaggaaattaaattacatcCACATG CTACCCGTGCTGGTGACTACTACATGTTCGAGGAGATGGACGATAAGTTTGAGCTCGACTTGATACACGACGAGATCGACTTCCTCGAGGAGGAGAACATCACCGAGAGCGAGATGAAGATGCAGCGACGCAAGACGCTCTACGAT CTGTTACCAGCCAGTGGACTAACTCGCTATATTTATTTGAACCCACAGAAGTCGAAGGACGCACCCACTGGCGAGTTTCCCTCCACCAGCAAGGGTATTTCCAAGGAACGCGATGCCGCGACAGCTTCTAGTTCAGCGAGTCCAGCGCCCACCAGGGATGTGGGTGATCTGCCCGTAATTCCGCCACCTTTGACTGGCCTGGGACGCGAGCAAACCTCCAAGGAGACCTCCGATAGCAAGTCTAAAATGGAAGTGGACAGCGGAGAGGTGACGGCCAAGGATTCGGATGAGGACTTTGATACAAATCCAATTATCAGGCTGCTCGAGGGCTTCTTGGTCACGTTGACCATAAGACTGAACCGCTTCTCGCGCAACTACCGCTTTGTAAATCGCATCCTTGCCGGCGAAAAGAAGACCCTGAAG GAGTCCAGCTCGTTGAATCGTCTGGGGCTGTCCAGTGCCGCTGCCATGTTCCACTTCCTCAAGTCCAATCTCGAGAG CGATGAAAGTGTCCCGCCCGCCTCCTCATCCACTCCACGGCGGGTGGTGATCGCACCACCGAATGCCACCGAGCACTCAGACCCCACCAGCACCACACTGAACACGAACACGACAACCACACCGCTATCACCACCAGAACCACTGCAACCACTGAAACCAACTACAACCAGTAcaccacagcaacagcatcagcataATCGCGCTGCCGAAGAAATCATCGAACTGCCTGTAGATACCGTTGATGGAGTCACCTATAG aaaacaatcaatcaattcaTCGCCGCCAGCAAAGGG CACGATGCTCAGTCGAAAATCGGATTGTGGCCTGCCAGAGATCCGAATTAAAGCGCCATCTGTCGAGCGCGGTGCACACTATTACCATAATCATCACAGCGGCGGTGGCTCAGGATCCTTGAGCAAACACTGGTCCTACGAGCAGGTGGACAG CGCGGGTGAATTCAATCTGGAGGAGGAGAACTTTGCCCAGAGGGATCATCATATCATTGTCGAGGTGCTAATCTCCTCGTGGTATGCCTTATTGGCCAACACGGATCTCATCTGCTACATTGTGGTGTTCATTAATCAG gTGGTCAATGCCAGTCTTAtttcgctgccgctgcccaTCATGGTCTTTTTGTGGGGTACACTGTCTCTGCCACGTCCCACTAAAACCTTCTGGGTCACCTTGATTGCCTACACCCAGGCCATCGTGCTGATCAAGTGCATCTTCCAGTTTAAACTGATCTGGTCCAATTACCACCAACTGCCCAATCAGCCGCTGACACCTGCCAAAATATTCGGCGTGGAGAACAAGGCCCACTATGCGATTTACGACCTGATCCTGTTGCTGGTTCTATTCCTGCATCGCTATCTGCTTAAGTCACAAGGCCTGTGGAAATCGGGCTACAAGGACACGGACAACCAGTTTACCAAACCCACCGCTAGCAT TGATGAACGCGACGATAGCGACAACTTATCACAACCGGATTCCCGCCAGCTAAACGATGATGCTGCTCAGAAGCTGAGTCTTCAAGTGAGTCAGGCTTCCTTGCCAGGATCGCCTGAATTCAGCAAGACTGGCATCAATCAGCTTGA GCGCACCAAGTACACCTCATCACTATACAAATTTTTCTTCAGTTTGGTTCACAAATCCCGTCTAGCCACAGATGTATATGCGCTGATGTTCCTCTGCGATTTTGTGAACTTCTTTGTGCTTCTGTTCGGCTTCACTGCATTTGGA ACTCAGCAAACGGAAAGTGACGAAGGTGTGCAGACATATCTCGCGGAGAACAAAGTGCCCATACCATTCCTGATTATGTTACTGGTTCAGTTCCTGCTCATCGTCATTGATCGAGCCTTGTATCTGCGCAAAGCCCTGGTGAACAAGATCATCTTCCACTTCTTTTCGGTTATCGGAATACACATCTGGATGTTCTTCGTTGTGCCTGCAGTTACGGAACGCACTTTCAACTCCCTCGCACCTCCAATTATATTCTATGTGATAAAGTGCTTTTACATGCTGCTCAGCTCTTATCAAATCAAATCCGGTTACCCCAAGCGCATTCTGGGCAATTTCTTCACCAAGGGATTCTCGATGGTCAATATGATTGCCTTTAAGGTGTACATGCAGATTCCATTCCTGTACGAGCTGCGAACAATATTAGACTGGGTGTGCATTGACAGCACAATGACCATTTTTGACTGGCTGAAGATGGAGGACATTTTCTCGAATATATACCTAATCCGCTGCACCCGGCAGTCAGAGACAGATTTTCCGGCTATGAGAGCTCAGAAGAAGGCCTCACTTTCCAAGCTCATAATGGGTGGCACCGTCGTCCTGCTGATAGTGATTTGCATTTGGGGACCACTATGTTTGTTTGCCCTTGGCAACGCGGTGGGCACCTCGAATGTGCCCTTTCATGTGTCGCTATCAATACGAATCGGACCCTATGATCCCATCTACACAACGAACAACTACGACAGTATCTTTGAGATCAATCCTGAGATGTATTCTCAGATGACTAATGCATACATTAAGGAGAAACAGGCTTTGACGTTTATCGCTGGTTATGATGCAACGGATGTGGCTGCGGTTAGACTAGCTGGCAATTCGCCTTCCCTGTGGAACATAGCACCGCCAGATAGGCAGCGATTACTAAATGATCTAAGAAACA ATCACACACTGAAGGCGCGGTTCTCTTATTCTCTCACCCGGAAGGCTCCTGCCAAGGGGCTAAAGGAAAATGTGGGGGACGAGCATGCCATATCCCTGGATGAGTCCTTTGAGGGACGAGCAGCACTCATTCATATGCTAAGTGAAACCCATGACGTTGAGCCAATTCACAGCAACGGCACAACAAATGGTACCACACCCGAAGTCGAAGAAGTGGTGGTGATACCCGGTATGATACCCAAGTTTATCAAGGTTCTCAATTCGGGCGACGCTGCAGTGGTAAGTGTGTTGAGCCAAAAACACTACGACTACCGACCGCTGGTTATCAAAATGCATCGCGACAACGAGACCAATGGATTGTGGTGGGAGATTCGGGACTACTGCAACGATACCTTCTACAACGAAACTCTGTCGAAGTTTGCATACAGCAACTGCACTTCAGGAATCGTGATGTACACGTTCAACGATAAAAAGTTCCCATCCACGTTCAGTTTTCTCACAGCGGGAGG CATCATTGGCCTGTATACCACATTTGTGTTATTGGCCTCGCGCTTTATGAAGTCCTTTATTGGTGGCCAAAACAGAAAGATAATGTTTGAGGATCTGCCTTACGTTGATAGAGTGCTGCAACTCTGTCTGGACATTTATCTG GTACGGGAGGCATTGGAATTCGCGCTGGAAGAAGACCTGTTTGCCAAATTACTCTTCCTATACCGATCGCCCGAAACGCTAATCAAGTGGACCCGTCCCAAGGAGGAGTACGTGGACGATGACGGTGACACCGACTCGATTCCCAGTCGAATGAGCGTGCGCCGGCCCGAGCAGCTGCAGCCACAGCAACCGCAATAA